The DNA sequence TCATGAAACCACGCAACATGATTCCGACCTACATAAGCATGCTCACAGGCCAGGTTAGTGGCAGGCGATGGACCCGACTAGACCAACTTAGTAGCAAGCCTTCCCAGATCGTCACTGATGTGCAGCCACGGGTGGAGTGACTCTGGTAGAAATCGGAACACGAGATATCACAATTCATTACTCATGGTAATTCTTCCGGATCATCACCCGTATGCGCCTCCACGCACATTGCcttttaaaaaaaaaatctaaAGAAAAACTCTATCGGCTGAATTTGGAATTGGATTGAAAAATTATTACCAGTCATGGCTCACTACTGTATGTACTTGTAGCGACATACTTATCTAGGTCTGTGTATATGAACACAGCAAACTCAAAAGTATCTCAGGACGACGATCAGGTCAGCCTGACCGGGaaataagaaaggaaagacagaggAGTTGCGCAGGGCCACCAATAGACATTccgggaaaaggaaaaagtgtTTAAAGAAAATAGACAAAGAGAAGGCTACCAGTCTTCATGTGCCACGTTCACAGAATAATCAAGTAATCAGTCCCAAACATGCTGTTGAAGGATTCAAAGTAGAAAATCATTTCGCACATTAATAAACGCCCCAGCGCCTCCTTCTTCACTGATTTCATTGACCAGCACTTCTGTCTGTTGGTATAGCCGCTCCAGAGCAGCCGATGATGATTTGCCAAGTGAAACTACACGTAGGTTAGTCGGGATCCACTTCGCACGAACAACAAATGATCGGAGGAAAGTACCTAAAATTGCCGAATTCAATTCCTCTGCAACAGCAATGCGGCCTGCAGGGTCCAAATAATGCCCGTGGACTGACTGCATCGGATCAGGATACGCCACCAGCGAGAAAATGTCATCCAGCATCTTCTTGTTCCCTCCACGCTCGTCATTCGGATAATCTAGACGTAATTGTTGTCCATACTGGACGGCCTCGGTGAGGAGCTCGTTGAACTTCGCAGCGTTCTCAGGCTCTTCCGTATCCATTCCATCAGCGTTCCAGCCGCCACCGTGGTGCATATGTTCGTCaagctccatctcctcgtcaaAAACGGCACTGCCGTCAGAAAGACCATTAGATGGCTTGTCTCTCCTCGATGCAGCCCAGGAGGGCTCGTTGCATCGACGCATCATTTCCAAAAATTTCCGACATCGTAACTTGAAGTGAATATGAGGGAAGTTCTGCAATACATTGGCGTAATAGGCATTAGTATACTTCAGTGCCTTGTCGATATCGCCATCTAGTATCGCTGCTCGGATTTCTGCGTAGAGTTAGTGCAAGTTATCTGAATTTAGTCGGGGGCGCCGCACTTTGCCGGTTGATcgcttcaacatcttcctctaCTTCATACTTCTTCAGTGGCTCCGCACGCCCATTTTGCAGCGCCGCCGACTCTGCAGCGACCTCTTCTGCAAAAGCCCGAGCCGTTTCGACATATCCGTCATGAGCCAGGAACTGTGCAACCAGTTCTTGGAGCAAGGCAGACTCATCTAAGGGTGGCTGTAGGTTAGCGGTGCTGGTGGCACGAATCTCTGAGTGAATGGcaaatttctctttctgtaTTTGATCAGTTATATTCATACCGCCAACAAGATGCACGCTACGCACCTTAACCATGCCATCAATGTCAAACATGAACGGATGTTGGCCAAAGTTCGCCGCCAAATGCACAGGAGGCTGTTTTTTCATCCCCACTGAGGGGTAGACCTTCAGGTTTCGCAACTCCCGAAAGGCATTTCCTAGCTGTCGTTAGCTTTCCTTATTGAGGTTTTCGCCTGCCGAGATGTCATTACCCAGAAATACGCCATTTTTAGTGAAAAATGCACATCCCGTCGAAAAGTTGACACCGCAGCCCACGGTATCGTTTACACCAAAGGTAGGGCCGTATTGTCGTCCTTGCCCTTGGCTTTCACCAAAAAATGACttgccatcatcaccatggTACGCCCAGGATTCTTGCTCCCATCCCGGGAGACGCTCAACCGACGCTTTATTACTGGAGAACCCGATCCCGATCATTCTGTCACAGTGAGTATATCTtccaaaagagaaagaaaatacgGACAGAgaaatggaaggaaaagaggaaggcAATCACCTCCTTCTAAAATGATTTGAACATACCCTTCCTTAGGTTTGGATAGAATCGTAATTTCAAAATAGTAGATCCCGCACTGCGGCGGCATCGGGTTATCCGCACGcacagcagcagcttcatggtCGTGTTTATTGACTGGGCCGGTATACCGGACTTCCAATCCCCCACTTGTGAGCTCCAGGCCAGAATATTTGTCTCCGTCGTTCCACCGTGAAGGAAGTGGCATAACGTGTTCGTCATCGCCAGGAGGTTCCCTCTCGATGATATCATAGGTCATCCCACGATGGGATGGTGCTATACGCGGCAAGCTCGCCTGACTGGAGGAGGTAGAAATGGGATTCGACGTTGATGAAGAATAAACTGTATCCCGTTGGGACGCCAGTTTGGCTCGACGGGCTGCATCGAGGCGGGAGATGTACCTGGAGTTGCGCAGGTATGATGGTGTAAATGAAGACGATGCAGCGTCGGAGAAGCTGCCGGGATTTGGGGGGAAGGGGTCAGAACGAGTGAAGCTGGCGTATTTCCGGGAATAAGGAGGAAGTGTATCGCCGGACGACATCCTCCATGAGGAGTTCATCTGCATGTCTGCATCCACGTCTGCGGATGGCCTCAGATGGCGGCCGTCGGGATGAAATGGTGGGGGGTAAGAAGTGGAGTTCGAAGTAAGCAGTTGGGAGAACGGACCACTGTTGCTTGGTGGCGAGAGCGCAGTTCCAGACAGGACGGAAGCGTAGGATGAACGACGGGGGATGGTAGAGATGCTTGGGCCGGAATATGTGGTGGTTACAGGAGCTCCTCGAGCTCCACCGGACGGGGGAAATGGTGCATCGGTCATATTGGAGTCGTTCGTTGGATGGAGCCAAAACCAACGGCGGGCGGGTACTTAGTAGTGAGCGGGGAGGGTCGACGAACATACACAACACCCTCACGAGAGCGGCTCTCGAAGCTCGAATGACTATGACGATAGTGAAATGCGTAGCATTTGTCAATGTTTATTGATAActtgcttcttttgtttcttgcgtcttcttttgctcttttgtCTGTGTTCTTTTGGGTTATGGTCTCTCGGCCACGGGTCACTTGGTTTTCCGTAAACGGCAGTGGAGCACAACAACCAGAAGCCTAATATTCGCTGTTGACTCTATAAACAAGTATTTCAGGACGATTTCTTGGCGGTGTCGAAATATTTGGGAAAGTAATGAGACCACACAGTCCAGGAAAGACTGAGATCGCAGTTACAACGAAGTTGGGAAAAGACCAGAGAATGGGAATTCAGGAAGCGTCTTGTGTGACGGgaaaggggaggagagaCAATAATGCCTCAGGAAGTTGTCTGATTCCGTACTACAAGGGAAAGAGTCACGGGGCCACGGGTTTCAGTCTATTCATTTACtaagaggaaaaggaacatgATGGCATGACAGGAATGTGGCTGCGGGGGgcagggaagggaaaaagcaCGGGGCGCccagagcttctggagaagagtaaagaaaagagtatTCATAGGTACATCGACCTCcgtgatgtatgtactttaTTACCACTATTACTGCTCTTCTGACAAGGGAGAGATGAGGGGAACCCTCTAGTACTACCTTCCATTTAACCAGCTATGGTTCTACTAAATTGGGTCTGGGATTAGAGTACTCATGAAGCGCATTAGCATATACTACTATATATCCATGCAACAGGACTCCTCCGACAGTGTTCACATAATTCAGCAAATCCAGCATGATTTGCTGAGACCCCCTCCTGAGATGCATCCAGCATCCGGCTTATGCTAGCAGCTGATCTGTCCCTCTCTGGTCAGCAATCACTCCTACAATTACCGGCCACCAAGACGGCTAGGGTTTCGGGTTAGTTCCAGATGAGATGTTACATCAAACAATGGATTGAAAAACGACTATCATCTCTTACATTCATGAGAAAACAAATGAACTCCAGAATCGGTCGATCGAAAAACGTCAATACTAAAACTAGTTCATTCTAGCGAATCACTTTGAATTGTAAAGCCATTGCCTATCCTACTGATACTTCGAGTAAGAAACCCCGGCTGCATCTGTAAATCTAATCCCAACGTTTTCCTGCATACAATAAACATCCCCCACATGACCTTGGTAGAGGGGTTAACTCAGATCTTGCGTAAAATCCCAGATCCAACAAACATAATAGTACAAAGAAAGAACTAGAGAAGGACAAAGACAAATCAAAAGGCGATTGAGCGGATAAACTCAGGCGGACAAAGCCAGGAGTGGGTGAAAATTCTCTGCCAGTGGCCAGAAATGACAGCGAACAAATGAGGTAGCCCAGTATGGGAGCGAACGATAGAACTTCCCAAACGCCAATCCAGACCATACAAAGGTTGACCATGTAAACAACGCTCCAGAAACCAtgggaaataaaaaatgtAGAGTGAAAATAATGTACACGAAGGATGACGGCTGAATCAAATTATGGGTTTGAGCCTATGCGGCCATAGCAATGGCAGGCGAAGATGCCTCTGCGATATTCGGAGGGACCGGGGTTAGGTCTCCATCACCAGAATTGCTCTTCTCGCTAGGAACCCCGCTAGCGCTTTGATTCGCCTTGCTATCGCTATCACCGGTCTCCAGGACAGACTCCTTGCTTTCGCCATTGTCGTCTGTTTTCTGAGGTCGGGGAGTTCGCCAAGTCGGTAGCTGCCACTGTATTCCAGTGAAGCTCTTCAGTTGTAAAGACTTGCGTTCCCATTTGCGGCATGGAGCCCCCGAACGATCAAGGGCGCGAAGACCGGCATTAATGGCACCGGTGTTGGCTTTGGGCCCCAACCTATGGGATGGTGCAATCTTGACGGGTTCGGAGCCACCGTCATCACTATTCGTCCCCAAGTTAGCATGTGTTGTTTGCAGTGCCAGCTAGGGAGATAACAAACACCTACAGTCtaggtttcttcttcggacCAGGCTTTCCTCTCGGTTTAGGGGTTGTCTCGCTTATCTGGTTCACACCTCGTTTGGCTCCAGGCTTGGGACCAGGTACACCTTTGCGACGGGGGGTGTCAGCAGCCGAAGTTCCCGCGGCAGGTGTAGATGCAGCATCAGATGCATTGTCGGACGGAGGGATAGGTGCTTCCACGGAAGATGACGCCGGGGAGGAAGgttctttttccttgacGGGGGAGTCGGCTCTAGACTCGTCGTCCTTGATGatactcttcttcctgtccTTTACCTCTGGGGGAGGAGGACTGGCAAAGCGACTTAACAAGTCCGGTGAGAGCTTGAGGACGACGACCCCTTTCGAAGAGGGCCCAGACCGACTGGAGCGACCGTTGGTGGCAGTAGCAGCGGGCATTTCAGCTCAATGGGTAATCTGCCGATAGCGATTTTGTAAGGGTAGGGTAGAAGAAATGACAATTAGACCCGACGGGTGTGAAGGGGAAGTAAAAGCCGTTGAGACGCGGAGTGGCAGTGTTGGTGGAAGGCAGAAAGTTGGATATTATTTAAATGGCGATTGTGACGTGGGTGACGGACAAGTTGGTTGGCTGGAGAAGTGGTTCCAGACGTCAAACGCGGCGGCGCGACTTGGTCAGGGTGAGGCAAAAGTTTGACAAGGCTGATGGAGACAAGAGAAGCGAGGCACGAGTGACATAGTCCGGTTAGAtagtgacgatgatgaagcggGATGGTAGAGGAtaggagaggaggaagagagggagaggggcggagggaaagaaaaaggacgggggatggaagaaagggatgggGATGCGCCGTGTGGTGGTTTCATTGTTGGTGTGTGTTCATCTCGTCTACTAAGTAGGGAACAGCCAGACTTTCACACGCTCTCTCTGTTCTGTGCGGTCAGTCCAGTGACTGTCCAGGAGACGAGAAGCTGAACCTTCTGCGGACCGATCACCCTAAGAAAATTTACCGCCCTCGCGTCTCGTACCGTTTCTTACGCGTGGCTTCCGTGGCTCGGGATTGAGGAAACGTCATCGTTCGGGTGTTTCTGACTGTATGGGACGTTCAAATTCAATTCATTCTATACTACCTCATCTACTCACTATACCTACACTGTACATATTCTTAGTATACGTATCTATTAATATTTcatggttttttttttttttttttttttttttttttttaattcgTACCCTTGTTGATGGATTTCTAATTCTGCTAACTGACTGGATTTAATAAGCGCTTTGCCTTCCTCTTAATATCCATGAACAATAGTCTCATTTCCTAGACAGAGAAAGTGGACTCCTCCCCATGCTCAGCCGAGTTAAATTAAGTCATTCCATTCATCCTACAATCTGAGAAAGAAGTGCGAAAGTATTGAAAGTAATATACTTACATATCCATCctaccgaggaagaaaaaacgaaaaagaaaagagaaaaaagaaaacgaaaacgAACGAACCGTATATTCATAATAGGACTCGTATCTATCTTACAATTCACAgctttttttcccttcccatcGATCGAGTTATGGATCGCCAGTCCCGCTTATTAGTAGTGAGGTAGACTTTTTGGCACGAACTTCCACCGCTTCCGTCCGGGTTTATTTCGcaggtacggagtacgggTATTCATTTCTAACAGGTAATTACCGATCcaaaggatggaaaggacCTACTGTATAAAGGATTGAAAGAAGTATTTGAGACTTCGTTCGGGGTATGACCTAACCTAACTTCCATCACCGATGGATCATTCATAGCCTTTTACACCTCTCCAAACCTTCTATACTCGACATAACACCCGATATATAGACGACGAAGCGATATCATCCGTTCACCGACGATATATTTACACTACCAAGTGGACCGAACAGAAAGATCCgttgtgtttgtgttgtCAGATGATAGACCAAAATGACTGGGGGCACATATGATGATGCCTATTCAGGAAACTAAAACGACTACCCGTACCTACGTGACTAGTACTAAGTAAAAAAGGTAGTAAGAACTTGAACCAAGAAATCCCT is a window from the Aspergillus oryzae RIB40 DNA, chromosome 6 genome containing:
- a CDS encoding putative Ran-binding protein (RanBP10) (SPRY domain-containing proteins), which codes for MTDAPFPPSGGARGAPVTTTYSGPSISTIPRRSSYASVLSGTALSPPSNSGPFSQLLTSNSTSYPPPFHPDGRHLRPSADVDADMQMNSSWRMSSGDTLPPYSRKYASFTRSDPFPPNPGSFSDAASSSFTPSYLRNSRYISRLDAARRAKLASQRDTVYSSSTSNPISTSSSQASLPRIAPSHRGMTYDIIEREPPGDDEHVMPLPSRWNDGDKYSGLELTSGGLEVRYTGPVNKHDHEAAAVRADNPMPPQCGIYYFEITILSKPKEGMIGIGFSSNKASVERLPGWEQESWAYHGDDGKSFFGESQGQGRQYGPTFGVNDTVGCGVNFSTGCAFFTKNGVFLGNAFRELRNLKVYPSVGMKKQPPVHLAANFGQHPFMFDIDGMVKKEKFAIHSEIRATSTANLQPPLDESALLQELVAQFLAHDGYVETARAFAEEVAAESAALQNGRAEPLKKYEVEEDVEAINRQKIRAAILDGDIDKALKYTNAYYANVLQNFPHIHFKLRCRKFLEMMRRCNEPSWAASRRDKPSNGLSDGSAVFDEEMELDEHMHHGGGWNADGMDTEEPENAAKFNELLTEAVQYGQQLRLDYPNDERGGNKKMLDDIFSLVAYPDPMQSVHGHYLDPAGRIAVAEELNSAILVSLGKSSSAALERLYQQTEVLVNEISEEGGAGAFINVRNDFLL
- a CDS encoding uncharacterized protein (predicted protein) is translated as MPAATATNGRSSRSGPSSKGVVVLKLSPDLLSRFASPPPPEVKDRKKSIIKDDESRADSPVKEKEPSSPASSSVEAPIPPSDNASDAASTPAAGTSAADTPRRKGVPGPKPGAKRGVNQISETTPKPRGKPGPKKKPRLDDGGSEPVKIAPSHRLGPKANTGAINAGLRALDRSGAPCRKWERKSLQLKSFTGIQWQLPTWRTPRPQKTDDNGESKESVLETGDSDSKANQSASGVPSEKSNSGDGDLTPVPPNIAEASSPAIAMAA